The sequence below is a genomic window from Humulus lupulus chromosome 3, drHumLupu1.1, whole genome shotgun sequence.
tagagactaccagttccctaaaTGGCAATAAAGTCATAAATCCTCTAGCATataaatcacaaggtctacacaaacagtctatcaccctagcaaatacaaacaaatgagtagctccataataaatcaatgcagtaaatgaagaactggcactagaaatctgacctgtcacaaccgagggactagcctcagccttggtctgggtcaaagtaaacactctggctggagtgaggtTGTCACTCCTTTTGGGTTCCTCCtttctggcttgtgggcagtccttcctcaagtGACTAATACTCCCACAGATGAAGCATTCTCTGACTCTGCACTCCCCCAGATGTTGCCGCCTGCACTATGGACACGCTGGGAAGCTTCTCTAGTTCTCTCCCCCACCCTgatggccactaaaagcaccccgtgccctcctatctaaacTAGGAGGAATAAAAGAATCTgaggcctttctcttctgttcactggggccactaccctggctagaaccagtgaagggaggcactgtcctccgagCATCACACCTTGCGGCGccttctctccatatctgatcttcaaCCCCCTCAGCTATAAAGgctttctccactacctgagcataggtgGTAGTCTTTGGACCCAATTTTAtcttgacatcccgggctataAACACATTCAGCCCCCGTACAAAACGATCCCTTCGTGCCATatctgtaggcactaagtctgATGCGAACTTCAACAACCGATCAAACATCAAAGCGTATTCTGTAACGGTCATTTTgttctgttatccccaaaaattggagatcgataacgtggcaatagaggtgacaagtggcagtacatggtccgtaaaagacacattaaatagtcaataaatacattgactacTCAGAGTtatgataaagtgacccggtagactggtgaagagttttgactgcttgagaggtgtcatgaccgaccagtcaagtTGTTGCATTCGACCAGGaatgacattgctgcccaggaatgacattGTTGCCCAGGAATGgcattgctgcccaggaatgacattgctgcccagtaatgactttgctgcccagaaaTGTCACGCAAGACcaaagtgccatgttagaccagagatatggcatgctagaccaaagttccatgttagaccagagatatggcatgctagaccagagtgccatgttagaccagagacatggcatgctagaccagagtgccatgttagaccagagacatggcatgctagaccagagtgccatgttagaccagaggagtgcgtgtcctaccagccaagtgcgtgactgtccagtagaggtgtgttcgaccagattgaaggtgatatggatcaaccaggtagaacagactatgtcaagattcctagaaacggcttcaacaagaatcggtcttggcatacgcgggaatatctcattcttcccacaaattgggtgttctgttacattttgaatatttttgtaatttaaatataataagaataataaaatatcctgattctaggggatatcagatgtatgatcctaagcctataaatagatggCTTATGAGATCAGAAAGGGGGCTTCTTCTTTTGAGACTtttttggggaaattttgggtctgagttttctagagagagaaagtgcttgtatctgaaagaattcttgtattcttgtaatctgtactgaagaaactcagttggctcagttcatctgatcttgagtgcagatctataatcacaactctaagtagattaggctattactaacatattggggctgaaccactataaaaattgtgcgtgttatttattttcttttcaaaccCGCCTGtatcgttttatttctcttgaagatttcatcgtttttgacgttttcacgtcgttggccaaaaacgcggtcaacatgtTCTCAGTTAGATTTGTAAACTCATCCACATTTGCAGCTCAAACTGCCACggtgtaatacttctcattgaaaacatCCCTGAACtcatcccaggtcataactgtcacatccCTCCCctgggacacaacttcccaccatatacgggcgtcttctctcaacatataactggcacaatccaccctttcatttccttccaccctcataaaatcaaagATGGAAGAAGttatattcatccactactctgcccgcagtgggtctggaccaccctcaaaggtgggagggtgttgcttcctgaagcTTTCATACAAAGGCTCACACCTGTTCTCCATCATAGGCTGGGTTGGCATTGGTGCCACAGTCTGTGGAATCTATAACCCAACACCCCGAGGAGGGGCCTGCTACCTCAATTCTCGGAGTTCGTCTTCAGTTcgctgaagtctagcttgcatttctgcaaaCATTTGTTGTCAGTTACGTGGGGTAGGTAAagggtcttgaccctggttgtcatcttcgGCCATATTGTCGTGGAGTCTAATCAATCGCcaaggcataacttcaatatgcctgcaGTCATTGACGCTGCACATGAGGaacgataacaacatccaaaaataaATCACCTCCTATTCCAATCAATCAAATATAACATCAAGTCAACATATTGCACAAACATATAACAATCAAAGGAGCCATGCCGtggcatcatatatatatatagatatattcatCAGGCTTTATTTATAATATTGAAGCAAACAGGGCAACTCAGACaatcaattaaacacataattcacttattaccaaccaacccagAGTCGAccttgtctctggcagcgagtGTATATGTTCAgtcgatctctaggaaccataaaccttagcacgctctgataccaagttgtaacgccctactaccctagagtcgttaccatgcgattttaaaatgtgtcattagcttgctaatcgagattttagacTGAAAAGTAtgattaataaaaataaagactcatttactGAAAATCAAACATAAAAGGTTTGgaaattcattaaaattataaaagtgttacattgggatcccaaaatattatttcaaaatatatttacaactcaaaagttagagtacaatcgacctaagcgacaaaactgaACATTCACAACGTGTCCCTCAAACAACCccagtcgtggcagccaggtagggaaaacatgtacgtgccactccatgccctccaactcatgcttggtcggcctttcccttgcccttacctgcaccatagagcacccatgagccaaggcccaataagaaaaTTCCACACATAGCATATGACAATTTAATCTAGTAAATGCACAACTTTAAATAGATAACAAACTATTCATATAATGACCTATGCCgacccaagtgctttaccaggtactgggttcacggtcttcaccaaacgggtgagtacaacaccctagatggccatgccatggtggcctgcattcaacatgcttgttgCCGTTTGGCCTGCATTTAGCATGCttctcgccgttcccggccttcgccaatCCCGACCTTCACCGATCAATCATAATTACACAACCATAACATAACAATAATAAAAACTCACACATAGAATTAAACACAGATAgttgggccatgccctgctctacgggcacacatagttttcttaccttgagtcccgtaAGCCTTGGGTAAGCGGCCTAGATACGATTCCCGTCAAATGCTCAGATTAGCCCTCAGTTGTACAGAACGACCTCAAGCTTTCTTGGCTCCACTTTTTAGCTTGAATTCCTCCCTTGATCCTCAAAAATCAGCTTCCTTTGATCTTGGTTCCTGGTTTTCTCTAGAGAGCCTCTAAAATTCTAAGTGTTAAGAGTAGAGAGAGTGAGGAAAAGACTTAGAACGTACCACCATGTTCTGAGCCATCACTCACCTATCCTCAAGCCAATTTATCCTTTTGCCCCTCTCTCTAGCTAAACACCcatactaacctcaagggcatcctAGTCTTTTATTCCTTCTCttgcaaaaatgccattttttcccATTTAATTTCCCCCCAATATCAATTACTCTAGAgttagttacccaagttaccataATACCACTAATTACCAAATATCCCCACTTGTGACTTTCCGCTTAAATCGCAAGACGGGATCCACCGATGCCGGAAAACATAACACAATATTATCAACGTACATACCCTCAACGAGCTAATTTTACAAAAATGCCCATGGTTACCAAGCATGGGACTTTAGGCATAGTTAAATTcacaatcacatttatgctctcaatgggccaaaattacaaatatgtcctttaTCAAtagaaacaggcccacatacatatttaactcacctaaacatgcatttctaatcatataatcatttaattcaattaatcacataattaaatgaattattgccctcctggcatgctaatcaaggtactaagccttattagcaggtttgggacgttacaacgtgttatgattggttaaatacaaatgataaagtgtttaaaatacaagcaaggactaaacacttagtagaattcacatagtgaagatgtgaatttgagttttaaattgtaggcacttataaaatgcaaatttaggtccaaagtgatacataaaagtatctaagggGTGGCGATATATTGCCACCCAGGAGGCATCACATTGCCTAAAAGCTAGGGTTTCCAGAAATGTCGCTTGGTGTATTACATAGATTTATGTAAATGCTCAAAATTACGTGTTttgcaagtctaatcctattggttagacctaatgatgtgcctactctatatatgggtcaaaaacagtgatttgggagacttgatcactctctccaatctctctataccctctctctctctagcttcaagaatctctagttttctccaagaactctccaagaaagggCTTGACTTACAGAGTTGAAGGCTTCTTCAATCTCAATCCttatttcctcaagagaaggcctcaagcattaatggtggctgggaaatagagtattaggaaaGCATTCTACAACGTGTATAAGCATTGGTTTGTGTTTGATTTGCTCAAGGGTTTGCTTAAATGATTATTCAAAGTAGTGAATttgcctagggtttgaagcttcatcaaaacttgaagaacaccattgttcttTCTTAATATTTTTTAAGTCTATGTCAATCCAAactttgtgtagattctattttttatggtggtgttatctcactctcccctaacattctaatactctataatctgagatagcatatcatggaagaatctaactctctttcggATTTGAGATTCATGACACAAATTTTTTAGATTAGATAGATTTGATGGGGACTAATTTTGTgcattggcaagacaagattaggttcttgctcactactttgaaggttttctatgtcttggacaaagacctaaaagacttggaagagcccaaggaagatgatactcaagaaatcGTCAAAGAAATGAAGAAgcgcgaagaagatgaattgatatgtaggggtcacatcctcaatgccctcTTGGATaagctctatgatctctacaccaacaccaagactgccaaggagatttgggaagccTTGGAGAAGAAGTACAAAGCTTAAgaggaaggtacaaagaaattccttattaatcaatatatgaaatttaaattttatgatgattaaccccttctccctcaaattcaagagcttcaaattattgttaataaattgtcTTAAAATTGTATTGCCAGAACAATTTCTCgttggtgccattatagccaagttacctccttcatgAAGAGGATATAGGAAAAAGAtgctccatagaaatgaagagatttctttggaggagattctcaaacacttgagaattgaggaggaatctcgttctAGAGATTTGAATGATTagaagtccaatggagagacttctaaggccaatgtagtggcaaatCCTCCTAACAAGGGAAAAGGAaatggtaagaacaagggcaagggccaaaaacccttggggcccaagaagaatgaggggaaattcaagagttccaagggaccttgctttgtgtgtggcaagaattgCCACTtttctagagattgtaggttcaagatgAGCCATAACAATGAAACAAAGGTCAACTCGGCTCAAGAGGAGGTAGTGACTACACTAAGTGAGGtcaatgccattcatggaaaggtgagtgagtggtggtatgatacttgtgccgccattcatgtaacctatgatatatctttattcaagacctttgaatcttcaaaggaagggtattaaatccaaatgggcaatgagaaaaggtccaaggttgaaggaaagggaactATTGAATTGTTATTCACATCCGgaaagaaggttctactcaccaatgtttaGATGTActagaaatgagtagaaaccttgtgagtggcaatttacttggcaaaccgagaatcaaggttgtgatagattccgaCAAGCTCATTTTATCTAAGGACAATATTTTTGttggaaagggatatgcttgtgatggcatgtttaaaCTTTTCACTTCCattgacaatgtgaacaataaaacttcttcttcttgttatatgcttgactcaaattctattactttgtggcatgttagacttgcacatataggatttagcacaatcaaaagggctgtcaaatgtggattaattgatagTGATAATGTTGAACATGAATTTTAACTTGATGGATAGAATTTTAACTTGGAATGTTCGGGGGATTAACAGTCAACATAAGCACAGAGAGATTAAACAGTTAATTCAGTCAAAGAAGGTTGGCTTGGTTAGTCTTCTCGAGACAAAAGTGAAGAATAAAAATATGGGGTCTATTTACATGAATCTGTTTTCTGGATGGTGTTTCACAAATAATAACCATTGGATTGATAAGGGTAGGATAATAATTGCTTGGAATCCGAGTGCCTTTACTTTGGATATCAAGTTATGTACAACACAATTAATCCACTGTCAAGTACAGGTCCCTAATCGAACATGAAGTTTCTTGATTACTTTTGTATATGGGTATAATGATGCAGCATCTAGGGAGAGCCTTTGGAATGATTTACAAAGTTTGGCTGGGAGTATTTCTGTCCCTTGGCTGGTGGTTGGTGACTTCAATGAGATATTATCCATGCATGACAGAATAGGCAAAAAAACTTCTATGAAGTTCTCAAGCAAATTTTCAGATTGTTTGTCAGCTTGTCATCTGGAAGATTTGAAGTTATCTGGATGTTACTATATTTGGAATAATAAGCAGAGAGCAGATGAGAGGGTTTATTCTAAAATCGATAGAGCTTTAGTGAATTCAAATTGGACTGATCAGTTTCCTAACTCAGAGGCTGTATTTTTGCCAGAAGGGATCTTTGATCATTGTCCAATCCTTGTTCATGTCACGTTGGAATTGCAGATGGAAAAGAAGCCATTTCGCTATTTTCGTATGTGGAAAGAAGCACCCTGTTATGACAATAAACTTAAGGCAAATTGGGAATTATCAGTGGATGGCACACCAATGTTCCAGCTAGTGTCAAAACTAAAAAGGTTAAAGCAGGTGCTCAAGAACATCAATAGAGAAGGTTTTTCTGATATTCAACAGTGACAGATTGATTTCTCAGGAGCAAATGTGTAGAGAACAGTATATGTCTTACCATAAAGCTTACATGAGCTTCTTGGCACAAAAAGCTAAAGCCTCTTGGATGATTAATGGTGATGAAAACACTCACATCTTTCATGCTTCACTTAAGGCAAGGAGACTTCAGAACAAAATTTTATCCATCAAGAATGAGGTAGGGAATTGGGTAGACTCTCCTACAGCTATAACAAATGCTTTTTTAGAGTATTATAAAGGCTTGTTAGGGACAGTAATGGTATGCAGGAAGAAGGTGTCACGGTCAATCATGAAGCTGGGACCAGTCCTAAACGCAGGGCTCATTCAGGTGCTTACAAGGGAGTTCTCAGCTCAGGAAGTTAAGAACATGATATTTGCAATCCCAGGGTTGAAAACCCCAGGCCCCGATGGATTTGGTAGTTTTTTTTACCAGGATAATTGGGGGTTGGTGGGTTCGGAGGTCACTACTGCTGTGTTATCCTTTCTTACTTCAGGTAAAATTCTTAGAGAAATTAATAACACAGCTATCACACTTATTCCCAAACATATATGCCCATTTTCGGTGAGTGATTTCAGACCTATATCCTGCTGTAATGTCATTTACAAAGCTGCATCTAAGTTGATTTGTTCAAGGATAAGGAAGGTGCTACCTGAATTAATTGCAGACAGTCAAGGGGgttttgttcatggtagataTATAGCATACAACATTATGACATGTCAAGACCTGGTTCGGCACTATGGGAGGAAAAACAATAAACCAAGTTGCCTGATTAAGTTGGATTTGAGGAAAGCATATGACACCATCGAATGGGATTTTATTGAAGAAATGCTCACTAGTTTTCGATTTCCACAGAAGTTGATTCAGCTTATCATGGTATGTGTGAGAACTACCAGATTTTCATTGATGATTAATGATCCTATATCCCCCTTACTATTTGTACTTGGTATGGAATACTTATCTAGGATAATGCTTAAGGTTGGTTCTCATCCTAGTTATAAGTATCATGATCGGTGTGCTACTTTGAGGTTGAACCATTTATGTTTTGCTAATGACATTTTGTTGTTCAGCCATGGAGACTTTAGTTCTATACTTTTGATGCTCAGAGGTCTCAAGCTGTTTTCCACGACTTCTGGACTCTTTCCAAATGAGGCAAAGTCTGCAATATATTGCAGTGGCATGAGGGATTCTGAGATTGAGAGAGTACTAGCTGCTTCAGGATTTTCAAGATCTACATTACCATTTAGATACTTGGGCATTCCTATCTGTTCTAAAAGGATTTCTAAGGTTGAGTGTGGGATCATTCTAGACAAATCATTCTAGACAAAATGGTGGCCAGAATTAGACAATGGAGTTCCAGGAATTTGTCATATAGTGCCAGAGCAATCTTGATCAATTCGGTCTTAATATCCATTCACTCTTACTGGGCTCAAATCATGGTCTTGCCAAAGAAGTTACTGAAGGACATAGATGCAATTTGCAGGGCATTCTTATGGAAGGGAGTTACAGAAGCTCACGGCCCAGGTACAGTTGCTTGGTCCACTATCTGTTCTCCAAAGTCTGCAGGAGGGTTAGGCTTCAGGAAAATTATAGAATGGAATATAGCTGCCTTGGGGAAATATGTCTGGGCAATTACAACTAAAAAGGACAACTTATGGGTGAAGTGGATACATAGCATATATCTGAAAGATAAGGACTGGTGGACATATTTAGTTCAGCAAGGCTGCAGCTGGTACTGGAAAAAAATAGTGGAAATTAAAGAACTTTTTCGAGCAAGAATGGCTGAAGCAGTGTTCAGAGCAGTGAAATATGGAATACACTCGGGGCATGCATTACTGTATGATCAACAAACTAAGGTCCAATGGAGTAAATATGTTTGGGAGAGATGCAATATACCAAAACACAGGTTCATCCTATGGTTGACAATACATCAGAAGCTGAAAACCAGAACTTATCTTAATAGTCACGGTCAGGTAGTGGATAAACTGTGCTTGCTGTGTGGGATGCATAATGAAGAGATATCACATTTATTTTTTCAATGTGATTACAGCAAATTATGTCTAGTGAAACTAAAAGAGTGGATCGGTTGCAGAGCTCAAACAGGGGACTATTTCGCATTATTGAGTTGGATATCCAAAGCCAAACACATTACTAAATTCAGGAGAAGTTGTTATATAGCTGCTGTATTAGCTTTAGTGTATCATATTTGGAGAGTCAGGAATCAGGTTTTATGGTCCTCGAAGCTGTGGCATGTTGATCATACAATGGAGGTCATTAGGAGAGAACTAAAACTGAGATTTACTGTAATGTATAAAGGGAAACAAAATAGGGATAAGGAATGGTACCAGAATTTGTAAAGTTAGATGTGGATTGTAAGTAATATAGAGGTAGGAAGGAACTATATTGTACATGACTTgttttgagcaatacaatgattcttattcaccaaaaaaaaaatgtgaattatgtgttaaatctaaaatggtaaagaaatattttcctagtggtgaaagaaactctaagttgttagatttgatacatagtgatttatgtgaacttaatggaatgttgactagaggaggaaatagatattttatcactttcattgatgattgctctaggttcacatatgtatgtTTGCttaaaaaataaagatgaagcatttgatgtgtttaaagtgtataaagcagaagttgaaaattaacttgaaaggaaaattaaattacttagaagtgataggggtagtgaatatttttcaaatgaatttaacttgttttgtgaagaacatggaataattcatgaatgtacaaccacttatactccacaacaaaatggtatagcagaaagaaagaatagatcatttattgagatgattaatgctatgctattacattctaaattaAGTTTTAGTTTGTGTAATGTCTtgaattccctaatgtggcttaatgcttggattaggggccaggagggccataattgatttaatatgaaattatgtaattttatgcatgattatgtgaattatattatgatatgatgataattgcatgcatgtgggcccacttcttattagaagggcattttcataattttgacccgttaagggtgtaattgtatatttatgtgcatgtttgtgaatTATGGGTGgaaccaaattattatgtggatatattcgagctattcggcctGAGATGatcttaggatgcaagttagtggtttggtcataacaggattatttgtcgggcttggggtgagcctgggggtaatttgatgcttagtacattaccaggaataaACGGGTAaggggatatgatttaataagtatttgaggatattgggagtaacgggaattggaggacgttaattatgattaacgggataggttggaaatgacaatttttcccttgggtggctttggaGGTTTTAATGACTCTAGGGGCAGTTTTGTCATTTGGATTGTTAGATAGACTTAagtttagttggctgtagaagggtCTAAGGCAAATATAGAGTTCCTCatttctctatctctctttctTGATCATCTCTCCCTCTCCTTCTCGGTTTGGAGTTTGAAGCTAAGTTAGGAATTAAAGCTTGAGGGTTAAGGTGTGGAGTTTAGGGTTGTGTTACAGCCATTGAAGGGGTTCAATTCTTTTTTTGAGGTAAGGTTTCCAGATGAAATTTCaaggttttgctctgtttttatgttgtttaaaggattgagagttttgatcttagaagtggttatttggtgtggttttatGTGTTTCAAAGCTTTGGTTTTGTGGTTTGAATGGTAGTAATGTTGTGGTGATAATTGGTGATGATTTTGGGATTGGTTTTTTGAAGGTTTGGctgagtttgaattgagaaatatgcaggggagctgggttcgcagggtcaagtcgcgactaaGTTCATGTGAGTCGCGACTTGAACCCATTCCAGAGCCTCCCATGGCTTCTGTCTAGCAGGCGCGTCATGAACCACCCCTGGTACCCTAGACAGGGAGCTCTCGATCTTGGGGGCGCGTCACGACCCTTGGagggcaagtcacggcccgcccaTCTTTTTGTGCCAGGATAAGTTTTAACCGCAGGTTTTCATTTCCTTAAGCtcaagatcgaatctactaaccattttagtaggatttgaggtcccgggagtggggttttagtccatgaaccttttattgcttattttattgatgggatttcatatttggttatgactaggtgactgctaagggacttaaggaccgattgttctcaaggatcgttcttttattatttcacgctcgaattagaggtaagaaaactgcacccagtatgtgacatgcatggttattgatgaggcatgttgaatgctctatttatggacattggttgcattatAAATGTCTGGCAGCTCTACTTACTTGTGAattgcactgacttattagttagaaacgacattggtgtttagtatgGGTCATgaagttctgacttatcagtGATGATCAGCAGTAATACTGAAcactggttgtatggtattgtcttatgagtcaagagcggaattagcgtgtttaacgcaggcCGAACTGAGTAGATCTACTCAaaatgagcattaaatgcttgaccgacctattggtcgaagaaaactaaagcgcttgactattctaaaggctagttacatagagccagagctaaaaggctcaggtgactgaaacgtcacatggcttgggaGCATAAAATCCCAGAgagatttattagtcatctatgcagagagacttattagtcatctacccagagagacttattagtcatctacctagaATGATTTATTAGTCATCATCTGactagggctgcaagccccaaaatcaattatttataatgtatacatgtagtaataagttttcttgctgagccttggctcacgggtcctatgtggtgcaggtaaatggaaagaaaagctcacctagcattgagtggagagcttaggtggcaatgtgtacatatgtggttgcttGACCATtgcgaccaaggtgtttctctggggaactagggtttaaccctatttttgccatttaggtcagcgggttgtagcttttatactgtaatgaccattttggattgtaaattaCTTTGTAaatacttttatgggcccatgtacaatttaacattttaaataaaatat
It includes:
- the LOC133824228 gene encoding uncharacterized protein LOC133824228, with protein sequence MCREQYMSYHKAYMSFLAQKAKASWMINGDENTHIFHASLKARRLQNKILSIKNEVGNWVDSPTAITNAFLEYYKGLLGTVMVCRKKVSRSIMKLGPVLNAGLIQVLTREFSAQEVKNMIFAIPGLKTPGPDGFGSFFYQDNWGLVGSEVTTAVLSFLTSGKILREINNTAITLIPKHICPFSVSDFRPISCCNVIYKAASKLICSRIRKVLPELIADSQGGFVHGRYIAYNIMTCQDLVRHYGRKNNKPSCLIKLDLRKAYDTIEWDFIEEMLTSFRFPQKLIQLIMVCVRTTRFSLMINDPISPLLFVLGMEYLSRIMLKVGSHPSYKYHDRCATLRLNHLCFANDILLFSHGDFSSILLMLRGLKLFSTTSGLFPNEAKSAIYCSGMRDSEIERVLAASGFSRSTLPFRYLGIPICSKRISKVECGIILDKSF